The genomic region AGTGGTGCTCATCAGCCATCACTGGACCGAGACGGGCTGAAAGTCAACGGCTCAGGGACCGAAATGGGCCAAAGCATGCAGCTTCTTCCAGCCCGAGCTCATCCCACTGAGTAACGCGCCAGGGCGAGCCTGGTCCGATTGGGCCTCCTTCACTTTTTAAGTGTTGGGACCGCCCGAACCAAGGAAATTGAGGCACCCTAGCCCGACCTGAGGGGAGGAGCGGGCTGTCACCGGCTACATTGAAACTAGTTCTATTTGTAGATCCTACATTGAAACTAGTTATGTATACTTTACATGGTATAAGCTCCAATCACATTTAAAACACAAATTATTGTTATTTCAGTGTTTGAAATTAAAGCGTATTTTCAATCCgtcaatttaaataacaataaaaataagaagggttttttttttttttttttttttttttttttttttttaaatgtggcGCAAAGCCAGTACAATTTAAGGGAATAAAGATTCAATCCCATAACCTATTATCGATATACTCGGTCTTTACTCTTTCCCGGACTACCAACTTTTCGATAACAAGATTTATCGCTTTCAAAACTCCCGTTAAAAAATCCGATTTAAGAAATAAACAACCGTCCACTATTTTGGTAAACTTTCTAAGTTTCCTAATACCATTAGGTTTTTgttaaagaaaatcaaaaacccaatccgattaaaattaaattaaatttccTAATTCCTAAACTTCCTCgaagaaaaacaaacaaacaactcCGGAACCTTCTAGAATCTCTTCCACTATATAAACCCTCCTCACCTCACGCTTTTCTCCCATCACAAAAAAATCTCtcccaaaaaaaagagaaaaaaacaaagaaaatcaagaagaacaacaatggcggaaacaacaacaacatcaaggAAGATCACGTTGAAATCATCAGACGGCGAAGATTTCGTGGTGGACGAGATTGTGGCATTGGAATCTCAAACAATAAAACATATGATTGAAGATGAATGTGCTGACAACGCAATCCCTCTTCCTAATGTTACTGCTAAAACTCTGTCTAAGGTAATTGAGTATTGTAAGAAACATGTCGATGCCGCCGCTGCGAAAACCGCTGATACAGCAACAACTAGTACGGCTGGGGTTGCTGCTGGTGATGATGAACTTAAGAAGTGGGATGAAGAATTTATGAAAGTTGACCAAAATACCCTTTTTGATATCTGCTTGGTATGTTCACCTTCTTATTTTTGTGCGAGAcggtcttattctataatttgaagtttatgatgTGTTGTTCTTCGCTTGATTATAGTAAAGTTTGGATTTTTTGGTGTTTAGGGATTGCCCATGTGATTTATTGGCTTAATTGTTGGGTGAGACGGTCTTATAGTGTGAGACGGGTTTTTAATCAATAAAAAGATCGTTTCATACAGTACGACACCGTCTTATTACGTCAATTGAAGTTTATGGTGTGTTGTTCTTTGCTTGATTATAGTAAAGTTTTGATCTTTTAATGATGTAACACggttttattttgtaatttgaagattatGGTGGGTTGTTGTTTGCTTGATTATAGTAAAGTTTGGATTTTCTTGTGTTGATCCTTGCTGGATATGCTGTAATTGTGTTTAATTGTTCATCAATTTTGGGGATTTGGAGTGTAATTATATTAATCGCACATGTTTAGGTTAATTATCTTTGTTGTTGAATATGAAATTCTTGGTGGATAAAAAATTGTCGAAAGAATTCCGTTTTAAGATGTCGATTTGTACGAGATTGTTGTCTCAACAGACCATTTCATTCAAGTCTGGACTGTGTAGAGGTTAAACTGTGAATCTGTGACATTGTTTTACTCAATGTTTCTGTATTCGGATTATTGACCATTTCATTCAAGTCTGGACTTGTGTTGATCCTTGCTGGATATGCGCTACTTGTTGAATTGACAACAGCTATAAGATGAGGAATACATTAGTATTCGGATTATTGATCACCCGTCTCATGTAATTTGATTTCTGTATTCGGATTATTGACCATCTCATTCCAGTCCAGAGTTTTCTGTGGAGACAGGAAAGGTTCAACTGTGCTGTTGTTTTCTGTATGTAATTTGTACGGTTTAATTGAGTATTCGGACTGCTGATAAACCGTCTCCTGTAAGATTGATAAGTGTTAATCCTAATGTTGTGAATGGTGATATCTCAGGCTGCAAATTATCTGAACATCAAGGATTTGCTGGACTTGACCTGCCAAACAGTGGCCGACATGATCAAAAACATGATGCCAGAGGAAGTCAGGAAGGTATTCAACATTACAAACGACTTCACCCCGGAAGAAGAAGCGGAGATTCGAAAGGAGCACCAGTGGGCCTTTGAAATTTGAATGATGGTCTCTTGTTTATGTCATCGGAGATTAGTTGTTGATATCGGAAAGTAGATGATCTCTTGGAACCCTACTAGTTTTTGCCTAATTAGATATTATGAATTATGAATGTCATTTCGCTTTTGGAACAATGTTATCAATTGTGATTGTGTTCATTTGGCCTTTGCCTCTTTAACAATTACTCTCATGTCTCAATCAATTGTTGTCCTTAGAGTTCTGCACGTTTGTCAGATTGTTCATCCTTGTAAAGTATACAATCGTCTAACAAAGGATGAGCCGAGATATACATAATTTCATAATAGAAAGAACATATAATAAGAGAGAAAATCTCAACTAATCAACTTCCAACATCAACAACAAAATTTAGAATGAAAATTCAAGAAATCATGTTTTCAGAATTTCACATCCTTAATCTACATGATTATTGATTACCATCCGGTTACTATTTGCCGAGTCTCTCCTTCACAACCTTTATAAATCCCGATTTCATCAACAACCCATACATATTCCTGATCTCACATAAACCCCATTGCATTCACTTGAAAAACCGTCAAACTTTTACCTCTCCTTGAAATAAAAATGACAAATATACAAAGCCGTCATCACAAAGTTCACTCTAAAAGTCCAATTGAACTCTTCACCTGATTGTAAGACGTGGGTACCTAGATCGTCTTCCTTGGATTGGCAACGTACTATGACCGGATCAGTTACCGTGTGACTAATGAGACAAACGGTATATTTCTTGAGGTTATATTGTGACATTGTCGGCTCAAACATGGCATTGAGTAACGTTGTAACCAATTGATTTTGTTTGGCATAAGTCAAATTTGAAACTTTTGTTTATttggttatgaaattacttgatcttGCTATATAAACCGTACcctatataaattataaatatacaCACGATTTGGGGAAAACTAGAAAATGTATGATTACCGAAAGGGAATGAAAACGATATGTGTGCATTGAATATGATAATTGTGTACAAGTAAGTTGAATTGGCTTGAGATATTGATAACTATTGAAGCGTGAAACAGAGACGTAAAACAGAGGAGAAGAGATTGTAATTGTGTTGTTTTGCTCATTGATAATCTGCCAAATTTATAGAGCATATCGCTGAGAATCCGTAACAAATTGATTTGTTACCAAAACTAATCCTTATCCTTACTTCTTAAAAAGAGCCAATTTCAGTGAACTGTAGCAATGAATAGTGGCTAAGCAATATCCTCCTACACCGTTGGATTCCTCCTTAAGATCTCGTCCCTCAATGTCTCCTTTACTCACAACCACACTATGAACTTTCCTTTCAGTCATTCCACTCCATTCATTCTCATCCGTCTCTCTATCTTCACTCTTCACAAATCTCTCAACAAAGATCAGTATCTCACATTCTCTCAAAGGTATTTAATTTTGTTGTTTATTATTTCAATCTGATCTCTcatttcattgttattattattattgttactcaTTCTCATCCGTCTCTCGATTTTCACCCTTCACAAATCTCAGCATCTCACATCCTCCCAAAGGTATTTAATTTTGTTGTTTGTTATTTCGATCTGATCTCtgatttcattattattattattattgttacgtTCTGCTCAAAATACTTAACAATTTTTTTGTACGCCCATAGATTTAACCTCGACAATGGCTTTCGCGGATCGGGATTTTGTGTTTCGAACTGGCTTGGTTTTGCTCAGGTAATTTTCTAGGCGTACAATGCTGAGCTGATTTTTTGCAATTGATAGGATTATGGGATTGGAAATGTGTCTATTTGAGTTTGATTTTATGGGGGAATGTAAATTGGTGTCTTCAATGTCGTCcgggttaatttttttttttttgcatagtGTTGCAAAATTGTAACTTGGATTGTGATACGGTATTGTGTTTTATTTGGTTGAAGGGGTATCATTCTGTGGTGTTACCTGACACTTGATTGATCTAACTTCGACACTGGCTTTCGCGGATCGGGATTTTGTGTTTCACTCTGGCTTGGTTTTGCTCAGGTAATTTTCTAGGCCTACAATGTTGAGCAGATTTTCGCAATTGATAGGGTTATTAGATTGTAAATGTGTCTATTTGAGTTTGACTTTATATGGGAATGTAAATTGGTGTCTGAAAGTCGTCTGGGTGAATTTTTTTTTGCACAGTGTTGCGAAATTGTAGCTTAGATTGTGATGGGGTATTGTGTTTTATTTGGTTGAAGGGGTATCATATTTTGGTGTTTAGAAATTGCTTTTCATCAACAAATTCCTTTTCTTattgtttattattttttttgcagAATTTTGAGATGGTTATTTTGTGGGGCTGGCGTTTTGGGCATGACCTTGGAACTCGAGATTCGTTAAGTTCTCCTCAAAGGTTAGCGATTTAGCGGCCAAGTATTGCTTTGGTTTATGTGGATGTTGTCATTTTGACAGTTCTGAATATCTCGTTGTTTTGATGTTCATTGTGGTTTAAATTAGTGTTATGGTTACATATTTGCAGATTCTCGTTTCGGGTTTGGCATTTCGGATGCTGACTTGCTTTAAAGATGTTCGGACATTTGTAAGCTTGTTACTTAGTTACGCCCTTTAGCTCCGCTGTTGTGTTCTGTGTTGGTATATTCAATTATAAATTGTTCCGTACATCTATCAATCCCTCCGGGGTGTTGGTAGAAGTGTTTGTATTAAAGATTTGTTTTGATTTGCATTTTAATTTAAGTGTGTTTTTATGATTTTAGATTTTGAAAGATGTGGCTGTTTTTTTAGTGGGGTTAAAGGTATCACCGAAAGGACATTGATTTGGAGTGGTGCGTTAGATTTAGTTGATTCTGGTTATGCTTAGATTCTTGTAGCAGCACAGTCACTGTCTTCATCTGTTGTTCGATGGTCTTCCTAATTTGTTATTGGTTTCTACAGGTACTCATGGTGTCCAAAGTTTAAGCGCCTGCTAACTTGTGGCAGCTTCAAACCCTTAGCTGTTTATGTTGGGATGTCACTGTATGTGATCCTTTAGTTTGTTTGGGATCCTTTTCTTTGCTCGCCTATTACTTTTGCCTTTACTTACTCTGTGTACGTTTACATCTGGTTACTATTACAGTACCACCGCGTTTTAAGCTGACCCGTTTTGTATTTGTCGCTCTGCTAGGCTTGCTGGCTTGCCAATCGTGTTGGCTGTTACAAAACCCAGCTACCGTTTATGTTCACTTCTTACTCTTCTCTTACGGTTTTATTGGATACTATATGTCTCTAAGCTTCCTCAAATTCCGTTTACAGCTAATTGCAGCTCCAACCCGCTTGCATGCCTGGTGGTCACATGCTGCTCAAGCCACGTCACTAGGACTAGCGTATGTCTTGGGTATACCGTGACTCAGTCACAGTGCTAAATACTCTTTATTGTGCGGTACCATAAACATTGTTACCTTAATTTTATTGCGTTATATTAAGACGGGTTAACCTTGTTGTGATTGCAGTTCTCGTGTAATACGGTGCTAGGAGTACAAGGTGATGCCAGCCCTCACTCAGGCTTCCTCTGGCAATTTCTGGTGTGTGTGGTGGGGCACAGCCATGGGGAGTGTTTCGGGATTTGTGTGTGATGTACTTTACGACTCGGTAGTTGTTCACTCAGGTACCGTCTGGTAGACATCTGTCTTCTTTACTCCTCTTTGTTATTCGGTAATTCATTTTAAATGTCTTGAATTTCACTCAGTTTTTTTTTTGTGCGAAGTGATGCAAAATTGCTGGTTGGATTGTGATGCTAgccctgtaatactacggattttataggccggtactcgaccgagtatggcctactcggtcgagtagtgtgtgttgtgtagtctgtttggctactgccgaggaacactcggccgagtatactgaatactcgaccgagtagaggatactcggccgagtatactctatactcgactgagtatccggtctggcgagtaatatttcagcggtttatTTCGGGGAGTAATTAGGGCATAATATATTTTCGTTTATCAGTTTCTAAACAccatttacaaaacctaaacatcgtacgacgctctaatcactctgAATCCCTCCTCTATGTGTGTGTGGACAATCGTAGCAATCGCATTCAATCCTTTATTctttcgtcggtaagtctttatccccatgtttgttggtgattatttctagggtttgtctttaatcatgaattgggggaaatgggttTTGCAAtttgtaattgtgttatgtgattattgtttaggcgaagacttcgtagaggagccgttctaattgcttgattctcttcactgctgttgttgctaaggtagggtttcctactcagttactgttaattgaattaagatgtgattgtattgtgttttacTGTTCTCTGCTGATCATAGGAGTGTTGGTGTGATGGTGGTGGGTGTGATGGTGTTAtgatgtttgtggtggagtcacttgcgggagtggcttcacgccctagttcgccctccgtggaacccgtcacgggaggggatgtgcacattaagggacagggttatccctcgttgatgagcggaattttggtggggattggctgcggtcccccaatgGCGGCGTGGactacctattgcgatgggtagtctggcagggctacacacttcggtgtgtagtcggttactatgtgagatcgggagaccggggatggaggtgATTAGCTGGTTactttatgcacttgtcttattttgattgagcagtactgacctcgttgttgttttgtaaaatctgtggtgatccattcggggatggtgagcagattgtgacaggtgatgcatttggtgagcttgggggcGTTCATGACAAAGTCGTCACACTGGATTAGTATCACCATCGCGAGTCTTAGTTTCTGTTTTGTTGTCATTAGCATTTGGATATTCAATTATTGGATTTTGGAAACATTGTAATCTTTTTATACTTACCGTACTTTAATATATGTGTTTGGGACagttgcttttgatatgtacttacctcgggcaaccgagatggtaacagtctttcatgctagggtagtcctggtaaggtaccttggtatgagggggtgtcacaaagtggtatcagagccgacgattccggtacctaaaacaaatgaacccaatgaactttgggagtctaaataaaatgaacccggggagagttgtttggagctaccacaaGGACTCGgtagacgtcccggagtcgcattaTGGCCCTCACGAACTCAAGCCGGTCACAGGGGGGATGTGTTGTGTGTTTGTTTAATATATGTGTGTGGTGTGTTGAAATCGAATGCTTGGAACATGTAGGAGGTGTAATGTGTGAAAGTTGAGAAGGACCATGAGAATTGGTAGAAAGGCGTGATGGAATTGTTATGTGAAATCATTGAAAACGGTTTTGGCATGAAAATGATTGGCATGTTACGTGTTTACTTTGTGGTTTTCAGATTCATGACGTAATGTGTTTTATTTTGGGTAGAAAGCATGATAGGATGTATTCTTTACTGTTTGTAGCtcgttttggcatgactcggccgagcagggcgggtactcgaccgagtagggggtactcggccgagtaaccaggcactcgaccgagtaaccaggcactcgaccgagtgttgtttgacaGTGAGTAGCAATGGCTACTGGATGTGTTTACTCGACCGCGTACTtaggtgtactcgaccgagtagggcatactcgaccgagtatggattatactcgaccgagtatgtttcttttgaatttgacgttggctactggagtcgactactcgaccgagtgtcagtgatactcgaccgagtagtccttacttgaccgagtattgctatatactcggtcgagtgcttctttggcggagggtgaactacattttgagccgtaggcttttgtgcttacgtttctttacttcttatcagctcaaaatgccgccaaaaagAACTGCCGCACAATCTCAAGCTTCTGATATGACTATAGATGAGATTGCTCGTATGATCGAACAACAGGAGGCTCTTCTTGAGGCTCTCAAGAACGTGGGAAAGGGGGCGGAGAAACCAATGGATGCTACCCAACTTAGCATCATCATCGCCCGCTTTAACCCACCTACCTATGAGGGCGTTGGGGAACCTAAGTTGCTCgagaactggcatcgtgagatggaaagTCTCATGGAAGTTGTTAAGTGTCCACAAGATATGAtagttgagcaggtagtgtactacctgaggggCGAAGCCGCTGTTTGGTGGCAGAATGTCAAAGAGGACGCCAGAGCTTACTACTAGGCTGAGGGCCTAGGGGCTATACCATGGTCGGGactgaagagtgctatgagggagcaatttgtgccggagcatatccgtcaCAATTTGAGATCTGAGTTCGATTCCTTCACTATGACCGATGACATGACCGTCActgagtactatcaccggttccttgagttgTCTCGTTATGTGGAGGACATGCAGCTTGGGCATAGGGGTTTGGCTCTTcgctttgagaggggtttatcagCTAAGATCACGAACCGTTTACCAGCTGGAGTCATCACTGATCTTAAGGATGCATATCTTAGGgctggtcaagctgagagaatggtagatctcgcAAGGGAAGCTACAGAAAGAACTGCCGCTGAAAAGAGAAAAGCTGATAGTGGGAACAACAACCAGTCGGGTAACAAGAAGGGCAACTTTAATCATgccaaggctttttctggtggggcTGGTTTCTCTGGAGGATCCCGAGGATGGGGTAGAGGCGgtggtcggagtgtgagtgacaactccaactTGTCATGCTATAATTATGGTGTCATAGGCCACAAGAGACGAGACTGCACGAGTGCCAAGACTGAAGTAGGCTCGGGAACTTTTCAGGGGAACTTCTCACAGGGTCCGAGTCAGagctttgctagtaaccgacAGGGTGGATCATGGGGTAACCGTGGTGGACACAGCAACAATGGCAGTTTTAACCGCAACAGTGGAGGCTCAtatcagcgcccgaacaacagtgtcacccaggattcggcagccaagccgaGTACTTCTAATGCTTCGGTTCAAGGGGGAGGCCAGAAAAGCAGTGGGAAGCTCTCATGATGGATAAGCAAGAAGCGCATAATGATGCACATGTAGTTagcggtacctttcttgttcataatataCCGTCTTTAGTTCTGTTTGACTCAGGGacaacacactcttttgtgtctaggagaCATGCTATGTCTAtgggcttgggggagtttgagctGGTAAAGgatgatgtgtttataccttcttgGGAGTCAGTGTCATGTGTTAAGTTGTACAAAGGAGTGTCTatgttggttggaggggtagattttcCGGTAGACctgctagagtttcctatggatgggtttggggtaattgtcgggatggattgattgggtaagtatgatgctaagatagattgtcggtaaaagaaagtgtctttaaagggtcccaagggtataagggtgtcttataaggggtttgttgtgagacctaagtgtaagttcatagcggttatgaccttaaagtcatgcTTGAGGAAggagtgtcccttgattctttgtcaagtGAGAGATCGCCGAGTAGAGCCGCAGACAGCTGCTGAtatacctgtggtgggagagtttgatgatgttTTTCCTGAAGAGATACCTGAGTTGCCACCAAAGAGAGATGTTGACTTCAACCGGGAacaggtcctatatctaaagcaccctatcgtatggcacctaagaaactagctgagttgaagaaacagttacaTGAGCTATTAGACAAGGGGTATATCCGGCCAAGTGTGTCGTCGTGGGGAGCTCCaattttgtttgtgaagaagaaagatgggagcatgaggctatgtatcgactacagggagcttaaccgtgtcacagtgaaaaacaagtatcctttgcctaggattgatgacttgtttgatcagttgagtggagcaggagtgttctctaagatcgatttgatgTCAGGTTATCACCAATTGAGGATAGCTGATGAGGATATCCCAAAGACAACTTTCCGGCCCCgttatggccactatgagtatgtgataatgccttttggtttgaccaatgcaccagcagcttttatggatctgatgaatcggatcttcagtccgtttttggataagttcgtggttgtcttcattgatgacatcttagtctactctaagactaaggaagaacatgaggagcacctaaggatagttttgcagactctgagagagaacCAGCTTTATGCCAaactatctaagtgcgagttctggttagaggaagtggcttttctgggtcatgtgatatctaagaagggagtATCCGTAGATCCAAGCAAGATTGAGGCTGTGACCAAATAGGAATCACCAAAGAGTCTTGCTGAGGTTCGAAGTTTCTTgggccttgctggctactacaggaggttcgtgaaagacttttccactATAGCACGACCTATGACTGCTTTGATAAGGAAAGAGActagatttgtttgggatgagagttgtgagacggcgttccagaccttaaaggagcgtttgaccacaactcctattctagctttgccagagggatgtgagaactttgaagtatataccgatgcttcaaagaatggtctaggttgtgttttgatgcgggAAGGGAAagttatagcttatgcttcgaggcagctgaagccatataaggagaactaccctactcatgatctagaactgggtgcagttgtttttgctcttaatatttggaggcactacctttacggggcaacctttaaggt from Silene latifolia isolate original U9 population chromosome 3, ASM4854445v1, whole genome shotgun sequence harbors:
- the LOC141648282 gene encoding SKP1-like protein 1A → MAETTTTSRKITLKSSDGEDFVVDEIVALESQTIKHMIEDECADNAIPLPNVTAKTLSKVIEYCKKHVDAAAAKTADTATTSTAGVAAGDDELKKWDEEFMKVDQNTLFDICLAANYLNIKDLLDLTCQTVADMIKNMMPEEVRKVFNITNDFTPEEEAEIRKEHQWAFEI